Genomic window (Helianthus annuus cultivar XRQ/B chromosome 3, HanXRQr2.0-SUNRISE, whole genome shotgun sequence):
AACCAGCGGTTGGCCAGGGAGAAACATTGGTTGATCACTGAAGGATTTGGAGCCTTCCTTTCCGCCGTCTCTCAGTCAGATGAGTTTAAGAGTGGCTTGGAAGAGGTATATAGGGCTTACCGGGATGTTGGCTACCAGGCTGGGCTGAAGGATGGTTATGCTTATTCTGCTCAGGGTCTGGGTAGGAAGGAGACTCCGTTGTACAACTCCAAGGCTAAGAAGAAATTATCCAAGCTGGATGAGGAGTTTGGGAGCAAGACCCCGGCTATTCTGAAGAAGATCCTGGAGCATCCTATGATATCGATAGATGAACTGAAAGCCCTGTTTTCCTCTGCTGGTCCTTCCTCTCCACCATCTTTGCCTGGGGATGCCCCCCAGTGATTTATAAACATTTGCTTTTTTCGATATGGTTGTATCCTGAATAACTACTTTCCCTAGGAGACTTTAAACTTTTATGTGTTTGGAAGGGGAACCTTCGTGTAGGGGTTCTCCTTAGCATCTAATCGTATGACTTATGACCGTATGCTGTTATCCTGTCTCTTGCTTGCCTGTTGTTGTGTTTGTTGTTTTGCAGGGACCTTTGCCTAGGATCAAGCTGGTGTCTTGCCGAGGATCTTTGGGCCGTTTTGCAGGAAGTTGTGCTTTGGTCTTTTTTGGTTGATCTCGTTGTGTTTTGTTGCCTTGTATTTTAGTTGTTTTTTGCCGACGTTATTAAGGCTTTTCCTTGTACATTTGTTCTGTAAATGAAATAAAGGATGATCTCTTTTTGTAGTTTTGTTTACAAAAATGTGTTATACTTGTGGTTTGCCTGATAAACCAGGATTGTCTGTTCGAGGCCAATCataggacaagtttataatgtgAGATTATGTTTTTGGTTTGTTTTGTCCGCTTTCTTTGGGTTAGCTAGACCCTATTTTTCCCCACGGCTGGGCTTTTGGCATGTTTGATATACCTTGTACACGTGTGTTTACTTATTAGTTAGGTTTTATAGTGTTTCTAGGCACGTCTGCCTAGATATAATACCAGCTATTTTGTCAAAAGAGGACATGCTAATCATCCATTTTTCGTTCACTTGGGGGATTTAACTTCTCAACATAAGTTGTTACAAAATATCTGTCCTTGGGGGCGAACCCCAGACTATCAGTTAAATATTACAAAAGTGGCTCCTTGGCCGTTTTTTTCGGGGGCTTACCCCTCATATGTGGTACTTTCTAAGTTGCATGAGGTTCCATGTCCTGAGGACCTCCTTGCCTTGGAGTGTTTCCAATTTGCAGCTCCCTTTGCCGTTTGCCCATATGACTCGGTAAGGCCCCTCCCAGTTGGGGCCTAGCTTTCCGGTGTTCTCTTGTAGGCTGGCTTCATTTGCTCTTAGAACCAAATCCCCTGGGACGAGGCTGAGCTTTTTCATCTTGGCGTTGTAATAACTTTCCAGCTGCTTCTTGTATTTGGCCTCCCTGATTGCTGCTACTTCTCTTCTTTCTTCCAAAAGGTTCAGATTCATCCGGAGGTCCTGCTCATTCTCCTCCTCCCTGAGCTTCATTCGAGCAGTTGGGGATCCTATTTTAGCCGGGATGACAGCCTCCGTCCCGTAAGTTAAACTGAAAGGAGTCTCCTCGTTGCAATCCGTAGGAGTGGTCCTATATGCCCATAACACAAATGGTAGTTCTTCCAGCCATCCTTTTTGCTTCCACCCGAGTCTTCCTTTCATTCCCTTGATAACACTTTGATTGGATCTTTCTACTAATCCATTGCTTTGAGCGTGGGTGACGGAAGTAAACACCTGTTGTATATGCATCTGTTCACACCAGGGTCTGAAGGGCCTTCCAGCAAATTGGACGCCGTTGTCACTTACCAACTCCTTTGGGACCCCGTATCTACAGATGATGTTGTCTAGCACAAATCGCCTCATCTGTTCTCCGGTTATTTTTGCTAAGGGTCTTGCTTCTATCCACTTAGTAAAATAATCGATGGCAACCACCACATACTTGACCCCTCCTGGGCCCTCCGGGAATGGCCCTATTATGTCGATGGCCCACTTTTGGAAGGGCCAAGATGTTGAGACGGATATCATTGGATGCTTGTGTCGATAAGTCATGGGTGCATGTACCTGGCAATTGTCACATTTTTTAATCTCCTCGGAAGCTGTCTCGTACATTCGAGGCCAATAGAACCCGGCATTCATTGCCTTTGCTACTACCGTCCTTGGCCCCGAATGCATTCCACAAATCCCTTAATGTATTTCCCTGATCACATACTCAGCCTCTTGCATGTCAACGCATTTCAGGGACGGGCCCAGGTATGATCTTCGATACAGCTCCCCATCAATCAACTCATACTACAGGGCCTTGACCCTCACTTTTCTGGGTGCCCCATCCCCCTCGGGTAAAGTCCCGTCTCTGAGGAACTTTACAGTTGGTGTCATCCACGTTTCTTGTGCATTTTCGACCGCAGCCACCTCCTCTGCGCCGAGGGAGGGGGTGGCCAGGACTTCTACTTTGACTTCTCTTGCCAGGTGATCAAATGCTACTGAGGCCAACTTACTGAGGGCGTCAGACTTTCTGTTTCTCCCGCGGGGGATGTATTTTAGCTCGAAGGTTTCGAATGCTTCAGCCATTTCTTTTGCTTTAGCTACATATTGAGCCATGGTGCTGTCTTTGGCTTCGTACTCTCCCTGATACTGTTTGACCACCAGCTGAGAGTCGGTGCTAGCTTCTACGTTCTTTGCTTTCATCTTTCTTGCTAGCCTCATCCCTGCTAAAAGGGCTTCATATTCCGCGGTATTGTTGATGTTTTCGAAGTCCAGTCTTATGGCATAAGTTAACTCAACCCCTTCAGGACTTATCAAGGTAATGCCTGCTCCACTCCCTTCTTCACTGGAAGCTCCATCTGTGAATATCTTCCATACAGCCTTGTCTTCCtcctctttttcttttctttccaaGGCTTCCCATTTTAGGAGTTTTTTTTCTTCATCCTCCGGAACTTCTGCTAAGAAATCAGCCAGTATTTGTCCTTTCATGGCTGTCCTGGGTTTGAACTCAAAGGAATGTTCTCCCAATTCAATGGCCCATTTAGCCAATCGTCCTGACAGCTCTGGCCTCCTGAGCACCTTTTGGAGGGGCTGATCGGTCATCAAGGTGATCTTGTGTCCTTGGAAGTACCTCCTGAGCCTTCGAGATGCAAAAACAAGGGCCAATGCTAACTTCTCCAGTGGCATGTAACGTTCCTCGGGACCTTTAAGTGTTCTACTGATGAAGTATATTGGTATCTGCTTTCCCTCCCGTTCTACCATCATAACTGCACTTATGGTTGTCTTCGAGGCGGATAGGTATAGGAGCAGATGTTCCCCGGGGACTGGGGTGGCTAGGGTTGGGAGTTGACAGATGTAAGTCTTCATTTCTTGGAAAGCAGCCTCTGTTTCAGAGGTCCATTTGAACCTGTCTGTCTGAAGGCAGTCCTTCAGCACCTTCATGAAGGGAGGGACCTGTCGGCTACCTTTGATAAAAAACGATTCAAGGCAATTAGCCTTCTGTTCAGCTGTTGGATGTCTTTTAGGGACTTGGGGGATCTCATTTCGGCCACGGCTTGGGTTTTTTCTGGGTTAGCTTTGATTCCGCCTTTGGTAACCACTACCCCCAGGAACTTCCCCTCTTCTACCCCAAAACAGCACTTCCCTGGGTTCAGTTTCATGTTTACATCTTGCATGGTACGGATAGTTTCAGCTATATCATCTATCATGGCTGCCTCGGTCAAGCTCTTGACGACAATGTCATCGACGTACACCTCCAAATTTCGTCCTCGTTGCTCCATGAAGAGGGTATTCATTAACCTTTGATAGGTGGCCCCGGCGTTCTTGAGACGGAAGAGAATTTTAGTATAACAAAATGTCCCTTCGTCTGTGATAAAGGCTATTTTTTCCTCGTCTTCTATCGACATCTGTATCTGATGATAGCCTTTGTATGCATCTAAAAAGCATTTCAGGGGGTATTGCGACAAGGAGTCCACCTGTACGTCTATCTCTGGGAGGGGGTAGCAGTTCTTgggacatgctttgttcagatcctgaaagtcgatacacatcctccaTCCCCCGTCTTTCTTTTGAACCATAACTGGGTTTGCGACCAGGATGGATACTTTACTTCCCTGACTATTCCGGCTCTGAGCAGCTTCCTGGTTTCCTCGCAGGCAGCCCTTCTTTTGCTGGGGCCCATGCTCCGCTTCTTTTGTTTGATTGGCTTTGCCCAGGTGTAAGTATTGAGTCGGTGTTCAGTTAAGCTCCTTGGGATCCCTGTTATATCTCCGTGCTGGAACGCGAATACATCTATGTTGAGAAGGAGCAACTCCTTAAGGGCACTTTTACACTTGTCGCTTAGGTGACTCCCTACTTTAATCATCTGCTCTGGGAACCTGTCACAAAGGACCCATTCTTCGACCCCCTCCTTCCCGGGTGCTTCCCCCTCAGACACCGAAGAAACTACTTCATATGAGGATTTTACCCAGGCCAAGCCCTTTGGTGTCTGGAATACTAAGGCTCCGTGTGGGGTGGATGCCTGTGCTTGTAAATCTCCAATTCCAGGCCTTCCCAGTATAGCGTTGTATTTTGAGGGTGCTCGGACCACTGTGAAAGTTAGGTTTATAGTTCTAACGCGGTCCCCTACCCCAACCGTGAATGGGAGTCTGATTTTTCCCAAGGGGTGCAACACACTATTGTTGAATCCTACAAAGGGGATAGAGTCTTCTTCGAGCCGGTCTCTTACATCCCTGTCAAATCTGAGGAAACAATGCTCATATATTACTTCAACTCCGGATCCCCCGTCCACATGTATCCGGGATACCTTGTGACCAGCTATTATGGCTGAGATGTTGAGGGGGAGTCGTTGCACTTTGTTTTCCTCCAAGTGTGGCATGAGGATGGGAGCTCTCATGCAGTCTGGGGAGCCCAGGATTCTGGCTTTTACACTTCGGGTAGTATCAAATTCATTTCTCCTTCTAATCATATCTACATCTGCCCTCCCAGGCTCCCTTGCATCTTTTCCTTTGTGATCCCCTCCTCCCTCCTTAATTTCCTTAACCAAATGGGCCAGTCTTCCCGTTTTCACTGCGACCTCTATTTCTCTTTTTAGGTACATGCAGTCATCTGTTTTGTGGCCAAACCCTTTGTGGAAATCACAATATTCGCTTCGTTGGGCCTTTTGGCCcaggttgtcacaccccaaccaatggcggaaacatcgggatgagacgaagtgtgaagattgctagagacatcataacgctatttgtgacaatatttagaaattccaaatttcatttcatttcataacttcaaatagtcaacattacaagaaattcaaatacaacaagtttaacataacaacatgataacataacaaaatttgatacaacatattaaaccctaacgtctatatgtgtatctaggcatcaacgctacttcttttcttagcatcgtcctcatcaacctgtaacatgtttaaaataaagttcaatgcaaaagcaaaggcgagtatacaagtttgatacgtacatagcaaaagataagtttgaacaattcctcatagcaagcatgtgattcaagataaacatttaaacatggcatgtgtctaacatatcaaaccaagaaaacgcaacttgctcatgacataaccaaagtttcagtagaggcgggtcgttaatcctatagcgctacatatgtcaaggtttggctcgtacgaagttaatgataagttctacacataagaatcacccaaatttaaagtatcaagccatcacatatacaagcatgttataggaatgttcatgtgtttagacaaaagttcatgtgtaagtttcaataggtaaacatgttacaccccaaaagtgataaaagtaaaaagggggaatacgagtatactcacaaagtttgcatatgttttccgattatccaattgttgacgagtagagatttagagtccgaatgtataagggttaaagttcaagtatgtttagagtcgagattcggtgtttaaaacaacataaaaataagatatgagaataacatggaaaataatcatttagtacatatgatgcttgttcttgacactaggaaactcgaaggagtttagatgttttcatggaacaaggttccattagaatcgtgacaagttatcatagtctaggatgatgtaatctagtaccccgacatatgaacactagtttatcatcaaagattcgattattcgaataatatatttaggttatataatatatgtccaatagttcaagcatgaggtagaagattaaaatcttcattttggtacctctaaatgtcatagaagtcatgtaggaggtaggaagatcaagtcttccatttaggcacctctatgtgttcaccactacacttgatgaaaaaaaaaacaaccaaggagggtcatgaacatacaataaagaataagaaatatacacactaactaagagaaatcatcaaatcatgtgaggattgtatgtttggacaacccaagttgttccgtaatcactcatgtatcaaagacaaagtttgacatgacttgtgggttaaaaaccctaaacaaaacaccaagtttatgaggtttaatcctctgattttaaatgtctcaaccttgtttttaagcttaaccaaccatgggataagttgtaagcattaggacataggtatgagatgtgttggacacaagttgcataggtttaaacaagtttttgatgaacataaaaacaaacagaaagtttatggactatttcggggcatttccaggtctgatttctccaaggagaagtctaggaatcgaaccccatgattatacaagcaagtaggaaaaagaatcgagtgaatcggataagaattgagtgagttatgctcattttcgtgaaggggtgtcaatctactcgaacccttgctttcagctacggtttggtggatgtttttgagtttttagggttgcaaaagtggtagggaggctggttataagtggtatttatagggggaaggattagggtttcaatgggttgggctttggaagtgtttagaaggggttacaccttgaaactagcccacaaaacccaactatatggggctgaattttgttgaattggggctgccatatttctttattttttttatttttagaacattataatgagtgattttgttaattaagttgtgtaataatatgcaacaatgtttcccctaacttgtaacaaggtgaaatatgaaataaaacatgatttaactaggtaaaaagtgtaatgtacaagttttatttacgaagcaagttccgtattttacaatgattacgatgaaagaatggttataagaacacaagctttccaaagatagaatttcacgtaaggtttctaaatgtaggaagtttgaaaacacagggcgttacagtctcccatcctttaggaaatttcgtcccgaaatttattcaagaggaaggcttgaaagagtttttggcataaaggtgatcattaagaattgaaacttgggaagtttgaaagttttgaaaagtaccaaattttggagaacgtcaagggagatttgcaaggggaagtttttaaggatagtataaaaaaatcatactttcgtaaaacctgtttaatgagaggaacgaaaaggtttgttactttaaataaagcaatagaggtatactaagtatagttacacaagaatcaagaatagggaggctattttataggtaacgaggtaagttaggactcaaatgtttaaacaagctggattgcgaacgagttttgtataaaataatacgagttatagaatgaacgaatgactcttaaagagtacaagtatgtgaatagcataagtgctggatagatgaacgtagtgtgttaaggatgaagtctcgtcatgaataatcggatataatgcgtttgtgagttgcgtgaagttgtattaggtccaaaaggtctgcaacacactgaatttcttatggcacgttttacgaaagtttggtaacatggtgaaaacacttatatataggaagtaccagcggcgtatccaccatgttttaaccacattacgtccgtttcgttactcggggtcatgttacgttccgtgtcttaccatacacagtagtacactctatggttctcatacgcctatcactataatcccgtgtgcacccgcgattatactgatcgtcgcatgatccacatagcttgtactagttatgtatgaatcaaggtatacatgaatttgaaaataagaatgtgtacgtagaagaatgtcgtatgtaagcatgtttatgtttaagcatgtatgggacccacgtaagcgaatccctcggattacgctcgcgtataggtacgaatgtacgaatcatgagtaaggatgaaagtatgagcataagtttaagtatgaatacgcatgtatgtatgagcataaacataaaacgtgtaagtagtatgtgtacaagcagaagcgtaaaacgtataagtagtatgtgtatgagtacaagcataaaacgtatgaacataggtgtagatatgaaaaataaatattgcgtatatggtgtacgttgagacattgtagagaaaaaaaaggttaagtatgtagatacgaacgatataaatgatgttatcgcgagatatcgactaaaatgtgtatgatgatgtgcatgtatagttgtttaaacaaaacgttgagtttgtcgaatcaaaattagattgagcttggtttgaaaggtagaatgtAGTTTGTATATgcaaaggaacataaagtactcattggtcatgcttaacgtattttgtaatgattgaaatgctacttttgtttaaaaaaaaggagttcacgtatgttgaaaattgtcggtccccatgaagtcttctagcccacgtgttttgaaatttggatgacgagttaagcgttgtagagaagggttttttttttttttaaataacgggtttgtttcatttgcatcaaaacatgaaaattttggactttgaaagttcttgtgaaaacgtcgacccttagaaaagaaaagaaatttagtaaaagaacttagtgattgtttaaaaataattttaacaaaggatttattgatgttggaaagagtatttggtaaacggtcatataacatctatgaggtcttataagtaattgagaaaggttagtttgatttcgattaagagtggaagtctctagtatgatgatataatgtgaacgtgtttcagttaataaatcagatgtgaagttcatgggcaagagattcgttagaccgattaaattgataggtagcatttcgtaaggtttggaaattcgtgtagtaaaacggtaaagacatgattaagaatctcgtgtatatgatttgagtgaaaatggatggtagaataagaagtacgtttgataaacaatgtattttgaaatcggtataagtaggtattttgaataatgataaatgatttaggtataaaacatgatcgggtttgcataataaaatattttgaaagataagttttgggtaacggtcacctaagtaagggaatcacccctaactcgttggtgaagtcgttttaagggaagaggggttgagtcaatcgtcaaggtaaggaagtcactccaatctcgatgatacatctccactagttgttacaaggaatatgaatttaaattatatgaaaatcatgcgtatataagtgtatcgaaaaggttcgatatgttgtgcgtgtgaaaagagaaatcaaaggtaaactcgaggttgaaagattgcatcgtataaaatgaacaatagaaacacatgtttgaccaaagtttggagtgttccaaaacggaactttgactaaccaaagtggtcgaaaagtcttttgaatttgaggagcatgttttggcctaataggtaaaatactctcgccgacaagtcggttaacggtatttacccttccggttactacatgtcccaaatcaatcgaaatttcgagacttggcgggatttatgaaaaaaatgccaaggagtggaactagtcgacaaggtgcgggtttcacccctaacttgacgatttcgtatcctaagtgtggttggtactcgtcgggtcaaaatttaatttcgacgtgttgacgagggtccactagaacttgaaatttgagatttaccattaagatgtggatttcactcctagcttaatcgcgatatctcgtgtaaaaaaaaaagaataggtagattgagagtcgttcaccaaattgtgggtttcacgcctattttggtgaattcgtctcatttgtacaatatgagtgttgtcggatttagaataatcgagtaaaatgcatgagggaagtgtatgtcgaaggagatacacaaacaagtataaacacataagaaagcatatcaaggatgatacttaaataatgaaataaaacaagtattaacacatagagaaatatgtcaagaataacacataaagaatcgaacaacgaaacaagtgttaacacataataaaacaagcattaatgcgtaagaataacatgtcgaatattacacatgagtaacatacatgtttaaaagagcataaataagtaacaaataaagtatcatgtagtagtccaagcaaagcatacgaataaggttctaaaactatagactaggctaaagcattcctacttttcctaattccctatagttatggctctgataccaatctgtcacaccccaaccaatggcggaaacatcgagatgagacgaagtgtgaagattgctagagacatcataacgctatttgtgacaatatttagaaattccaaatttcatttcatttcataacttcaaatagtcaacattacaagaaattcaaatacaacaagtttaacataacaacatgataacataacaaaatttgatacaacatattaaaccctaacgtctatatgtgtatctaggcatcaacgctacttcttttcttagcatcgtcctcatcaacctgtaacatatttaaaataaagttcaatgcaaaagcaaaggcgagtatacaagtttgatacgtacatagcaaaagatgagtttgaacaattcctcatagcaagcatgtgattcaagataaacatttatacatggcatgtgtctaacatatcaaaccaagaaaacgcaacttgctcatgacataaccaaagtttcagtagaggcgggtcgttaatcctatagcgctacatatgtcaaggtttggctcgtacgaagttaatgataagttctacacataagaatcacccaaatttaaagtatcaagccatcacatatacaagcatgttataggaatgttcatgtgtttagacaaaagttcatgtgtaagtttcaataggtaaacattgtacaccccaaaagtgataaaagtaaaaagggggaatacgagtatactcacaaagtttgcatatgttttccgattatccaattgttgacgagtagagatttagagtccgaatgtataagggttaaagttcaagtatgtttagagtcgagattcggtgtttaaaacaacataaaaataagatatgagaataacatggaaaataatcatttagtacatatgatgcttgttcttgacactaggaaactcgaaggagtttagatgttttcatggaacaaggttccattagaatcgtgacaagttatcatagtctaggatgatgtaatctagtaccccgacatatgaacactagttcatcatcaaagattcgattattcgaataatatatttaggttatataatatatgtccaatagttcaagcatgaggtagaagattaaaatcttcattttggtacctctaaatgtcatagaagtcatgtaggaggtaggaagatcaagtcttccatttaggcacctctatgtgttcaccactacacttgatgaaaaaaaaaacaaccaaggagggtcatgaacatacaataaagaataagaaatatacacactaactaagagaaatcatcaaatcatgtgaggattgtatgtttggacaacccaagttgttccataatcactcatgtatcaaagacaaagtttgacatgacttgtgggttaaaaaccctaaacaaaacaccaagtttatgaggtttaatcctctgattttaaatgtctcaaccttgtttttaagcttaaccaaccatgggataagttgtaagcattaggacataggtatgagatgtgttggacacaagttgcataggtttaaacaagtttttgatgaacataaaaacaaacagaaagtttatggactatttcggggcatttccaggtctgacttctccaaggagaagtctaggaatcgaaccccatgattatacaagcaagtaggaaaaagaatcgagtgaatcggataagaattgagtgagttatgctcattttcgtgaaggggtgtcaatctactcgaacccttgctttcagctacggtttggtggatgtttttgagtttttagggttgcaaaagtggtagggaggctggttataagtggtatttatagggggaaggattagggtttcaatgggttgggctttggaagtgtttagaaggggttacaccttgaaactagcccacaaaacccaactatatggggctgaattttgttgaattggggctgccatatttctttattttttttatttttagaatatTATAATGAgtgattttgttaattaagttgtgtaataatatgcaacaatgtttcccctaacttgtaacaagttgaaatatgaaataaaacatgatttaactaggtaaaaagtgtaatgtacaagttttatttacgaagcaagttccgtattttacaatgattacgatgaaagaatggttataagaacacaagctttccaaagatagaatttcacgtaaggtttctaaatgtaggaagtttgaaaacacagggcgttacacaGGTTTTATGGGTGGTGGCCTTGGGAAGGAGTTTTTCACCCTCTCAGTGGCCAGTATCTCGCTCGGTGTTTTGGTGAGAGGGGTGAAACTGTCAGAGTAAGGGGTGGGCCTCTCCCCCAAGGCCTATATGGGGAGTACGAGGGTCGGGCTCTATTGTGCAACATTCTATCAAAAGCAGGTTTTCTGGAATAGGGTGTACCTTTGTC
Coding sequences:
- the LOC110883510 gene encoding uncharacterized protein LOC110883510; amino-acid sequence: MKVLKDCLQTDRFKWTSETEAAFQEMKTYICQLPTLATPVPGEHLLLYLSASKTTISAVMMVEREGKQIPIYFISRTLKGPEERYMPLEKLALALVFASRRLRRYFQGHKITLMTDQPLQKVLRRPELSGRLAKWAIELGEHSFEFKPRTAMKGQILADFLAEVPEDEEKKLLKWEALERKEKEEEDKAVWKIFTDGASSEEGSGAGITLISPEGVELTYAIRLDFENINNTAEYEALLAGMRLARKMKAKNVEASTDSQLVVKQYQGEYEAKDSTMAQYVAKAKEMAEAFETFELKYIPRGRNRKSDALSKLASVAFDHLAREVKVEVLATPSLGAEEVAAVENAQETWMTPTVKFLRDGTLPEGDGAPRKVRVKAL